The Mycolicibacterium neoaurum DNA segment AGTCAGCTCATGGCTCGCCCGTGGTTGCGTACCCTCACGGCGTGCATCGCCGTGGCGCTGACCGCTGCGTGCTCGGTGCAGTCACCCCAGCAGCCGATCCCCACCAGCTCGGGCGCGCCCCAGCCGCTGGCCGCCACCACGTCGACGACGGCCACCCTCGGGGTCGAGGGAACCACGCTCACCCTCAACGGAAAACCGTGGTGGCCCATCGGCCTGAACGCCTATCAGCTGGGCACCGACTGGTCCATCAACGCCGGGTGCGGTGCACAGGTCGACCTCGACACCTATTTCAGCCGGCTCCCACCGCACTCGCTCACCCGGTTCAACGCCTTCTCCAGCCTGGCCGTCAACAAGTACACCGGGATGCTCGACTTCACCGCACTGGACGCTGTGGTGCGCGCCGCCGAGCGGCACGGTCAGATGCTGATCGCCGTGCTCTCCAGCAACGAGGGCAGCTGCGAGGACGACACGTTCAAGGAGTACGGCTGGTATGTCGACGGCTGGAACACCCACCGGTCACCGGGCACGACGATGACCTTCGCGCAGTGGCTCGACACTGCAGTGACGCGATGGGCGGCCTCACCCGCGGTGGCCGGCTGGACCGCCGTCGGCGAACCGGAACCGTCGCTGTGCACCGATGACGGATGCACCTGGCAGGCACGGTCGTGCCCGCCCGATTCGGCGCAGGTGCTGCGCCAGTTCTACGACGCGACCGGTGCCCGCATCCACGAACTCGACCCGGGCACCACCGTGTTCAGCGGGCATGCCGGCGGTGGCCAATGCGGGTCGGCCGGCGACTCGTTCGAATACGTGAGTGCCTCGCCGGGCATTGATGTCCTGGAGTATCACTTCTACGAGTCCACCGACTCGCTGCCGGGAAACCAGTACGACGGGCTGGCCCGTCGTATGCAGCAGGCCCGGGCGCTCGACAAGCCGCTGGTGATCACCGAGGTCGGCATGGAAGCCGGATCGTGCGGTTCGGTCGGCGATCGTGAGCAGGTCCTGCGGGAGGCCTTCGGCGAGATGCGCGATCAGGGTGCGGCCGGGGTGATGTTCTGGTCCTATGTCCCCGACCCGCGACCCGGCGAGTGCACGTTGGACATCGGCCCCGCCGACCCGCTGATGCGGCTCGTCGGCAGCACCACATAGGTCCCCACCAGACAAGCCCGCCTTTTGCGATCAGGCTGAGCCTGTTGCTGTCGATCCTGCGCCTCGGCACCGATAGTGGTGGCCATGACGACTTCCAACGGACGCTCCGCGGCCATCATCGGTGCCGGCCAGACCGGCGTGACAGCCGCGCTCGGGCTGCTGGACAACGGATTCGACGTCACCCTCTACAGCGACCGCGAGCAGCATGCGCTGCGCAACGATGTGCCCGCCACCGGGACCGCGCTGATCTTCGGCAAGGCCCAGCAGGCCGAGGAAAGCCTGGGACTGAACACCTATCTGGCCACCGCGCCCACCTCGACCGGGCAGAGCGTCCGCGTCGTCGCCGACGATGCCGAGGCGATCGCATTCGACGGCTGGTTCGACGGTGCCCGCGGTGTCGCGGTCGACACCCGGCTCAAGGCCGACGACCGGCTGACCCTCTTCGGCCGTCGCGGCGGCCATTTCGTGGTCGAGTCGGTGGATCCGCAACGACTCGACACCATCGCCGCCCGCGCGGACCTGACGTTGGTCGCCACCGGCCGCGGCGGGCTCTCGGCGCTGTTTCCCGTCGATGGCACCCGCACCGCCTACGACCGGCCGCAGCGCTCACTGCTGGCGTTCTCGGTCACCGGTCTGGGGCATGGTCCCGATGTCTTCGCCCACCGGGGTGTCGGCGGCGGGAGCCACCACGCGTTCACCGTCGTGGCCGGGCAGGGCGAATCGTTCTGGGGGCCGTATCTGCACAAGGACGCGGGCCCGAGCTGGGCCTTTCTCGGTTGGGCACATCCCGGCAGCGACTGGGATCGGCGTTTTGCCACCGTGACCGACGCGGTCTCGGCACTGCAGGTCGCCACCGGACTGCATCACGATTACATCGACTGGGACCTGCCGGAGGTCAACCAGTTTCGGGTCATCGACGAGGATCCGCACTCGTGGCTGACCGGGGCGGTCACCCAGGTGGTCCGTAAGGCGGTGGGCAGCACGGCCTCCGGCCATCCCGTGTTGGCCCTCGGTGACACCGCGATCTCCTATGACCCGATCGCCGGACAGGGCGCCCAGGGCGGCCTCATCCAGACCGCCGGTCTGGTGCACAGGGTCGCATCCCATGACGGTCCGTTCGACACCGAATGGCTGACGGCATCATTCGAGGATTTCTACCGCCACCGCGGCCGCGCCGCCCAGCGCGTCACCCGGCTGTTCCTGTCCGACCCCGCCTTCGCCGACTACGGCAGCCTGTTCTTCGCCGCCGCGAGCGCCAGCCCGCGCTTCGCCGGGAAGTTGGTCAGCCTGCTCGACGACCCGACCCCCTTCGAGTCGGTGACCTCCGCGGACGCGGCCAAGGCGCTCATCACGGAGCTCGCCGGCGAACCCGCCGACGAGGTGGTGGCCCGGTTCCGGCCCGCGGGTCGGTTCGAGCGATCGCAGCTGCTGTCATCAGCCGCCTAGCAGCCGACGTTTCTCGGATTCGAATTCGGCCTCGGTGAGGGCGCCGGAGTCGCGCAGCGCCGCCAGCGTCTTGAGGCTTTCGAGGCGGATCCCGTCATCGGTGGGGACATAGGCTTCGGGGACATAGGAGGCAGCCGCCTCGCCGAGGGTGAAGGTCGGCGCAATCGGCCGCGATCTCGCGCGCCACCGCGCGGCCCACACCCTCGCGATGACCAGGTCGACCAGTCCGATCCCGAACACCGCGGCACACCACCACGGCGCGTGGCCCAGCGGACTGCCATGCCCGAAGGCCAACCGCGGCCTGACAAAGGCGCTGACGTCACCATCGGTGCGCACGGTGTAGGTGCCCGCCTCGGCAACCCTCGCCACCCAGACCCGGACCCTGGCATCGTTGTTGACCGTCGTTGTGCCACCGATGTTTTCGACCACCTCCGGCTCCGGCACCCCGGCCGGCGGATCGATGGCCATCCGCATGTCCGGGATCGGCAGACCCGCGCCGCCGGCACTGCCGATAATCTGTGTGTGGAAGCTGATGTTCACCTCACCCGACGGCAGGTGCAGCTCGGCCCGGCCGGGGATCGGCACCTCACCGTAGGCGTCGTACCTGTCCAGCACGAAGGCGTTGAGGATCAGGGTGGTGACGAAGCCGATCCCGGCGGCCACCATGATCAGCACGGCGACGAAGGTGAGCAGCCGTGGCGCGGTGGCGGGACGCATGGCGGAAAGTGTGGCACGCCTGCCAGCACCGCTGCCGGACATCGGCGGCGCACCGCGGCCGACGGTACTAACCTCACGAGAATGCCCGAGTCCAGTGTCGTGGTGCGGCCGATCCCGGTCGGCAGCGGTGACTACAGTGCCAGCTCTCGGTTGCAGGCGGCCGGGCTCAAGCAGGCGATGCGGCTGTTCGAGGACGCCGCCGCGGCGGTACCGATTCCGCAGCCGCCGCTGCCCATCGTCATCGCCGACTACGGCGCGGCCAACGGCCACAACTCGCTGTTGCCGCTCAATGCGGCGATCACCACGCTGCGCGGGCGGACCCGGCCCGAGCACTCGATTCTGGTGACGCACACCGATGTGCCGGAGAACGATTTCAGCGCGCTGTTCCGGGTGCTGCGCGCGGACCCGGACAGCTATCTGCGTCGTGATCCCGCGACCTTCTCGTCCGCGGTCGGACGGTCGTTCTACAGCCAGATCCTGCCGGCCAACACCGTCAACCTCGGCTGGTCGGCCTGGTCGATCCTGTGGCTGAGCAGCATTCCCGCCGTGGTGACCGACCACATCCATGCCTCGCTCAGCACCGATGACACCGCACGACTGGCGCATGAGCGGTTGGCGGCCAGGGACTGGCACGAGTTCGTCGCCTATCGCGGCCGGGAATTGTGTCCTGGCGGGCGCGTGGTGGTGATGACGATGGCCATCTCCGCCGACGGCGAGTTCGGATACCGAGCGCTGTTCGAGGCGCTGATGGCCGAACTCAGCGAACTGGTGGCCCGCGCGGTGATCACCGCCGACGAACTCAGGCAGATGTCGCTGCCGATCGCCGGTCGTCGCACGGCCGATTTCACCACCCCGTTCGCCCCGTCAGGACGGCTGGAACAGCTCACGATCGAGCACCTCGAGGTGTTCGATGCCGAGGACCGGTTCTGGCGCCAGTACCAGAAGGACGGGGATGCAGTGGCTTTCGGGGCGCAGTGGGGTGATTTCCTCCAGGCCGCGGTGATCCCGGTGTTGACCGGTTTCGTCGCCGCCGAACGCCGATCGGCGTTCGGCGCGGCGCTGCAGTCGGGGGTGGCGGCCAGGATGGCGGCCGAACCTCAGGAGACCCAGATCCCGATGGCCCAGATCGTCCTGCACAAGAAGCCGCGCGGCTAGCCCCGCCAGATCACATGAAGGCGGGGACGGCCGCGTCGATCAGATGCGGTCCCGGCTCGGCCAGCGCCGCGCTGAACTGTGCCGCCAGCTCCTCGGCGGTGGTGGCACGCGTGGCCGGCACCCCGAAACCTGCTGCGATGGCGACGAAGTCGATATCGGGGTTGCCGATGTTCAGCAGGGATCGGGCCTTCGCACCGGCGCCCTGGTCGCCGCTGCCTGCCCCCACCCTGGCCAGCTCCATCTGCAGGATCGCGTAGGCGTGGTTGTTCAGGATGACCACGGTGATATCGAGGTTCTCGCGCGCCATCGTCCACAACGCCGAAATCGTGTACAGCGCACTGCCGTCGGCCTGCAGCGCGATCACCGGCCGGTCCGGGGCGGCCACCGCGGCGCCGACGGCCACCGGCAGTCCCTGCCCTATCGCGCCGCCGGTCAGCGTCAGCACATCGTGGGCCGGCGCACCGGCGGTGGACGCCGGCACCAGCATCCCGCTGGTGTTGGCCTCATCGGAGATGATGGCGTCCGGCGGCAGCAGCGCACCGATGACCTGCGCCCAATTCGCCACCGTCAGCGGTCCTTTCGGCAGCTCCGGCCGGGGCGCATCGGGCAGCGACAGTGGTCCGGCACCGAGTTGATCGGCCAGCTCGGCCAGTTCGTCAGGCGCCATCACATGGGTCTGCACGCCGATCGGAACCAGGCCGCTCGGCTTGCCGGGATAGGCGAAGAACGCCACCGGCGCCCGCGCCCCGACCAGCACCAGGTGCGAGGCGCCGGACAGTTGCTGTTCGGCCTGCTCGGCCAGATAACCGAGCCGTTCGACCGCAGGTATCCCCTGGCCGCGGCGGAGGCGGGCCGGGAAGGTTTCCACCAACATGCGAGCGCCGGTGGCGGCGGCGATGCGGGCCGCGGTGGCCAGCCCGGCCTCCGTTGTCGCGGCACCACCGAGTAGCAGGACCGTCTCGGGGCCGTGCGCGCGCAACGCCTCCAGGGCCGCCTCGGCACCGGAGCGCGCGTCGTTGCCCGCCGCCGCGGTGGGCGTGACGAGTTCGCCGGGGCTCTGGGCGGTGCCCCACGAGTAGTCGGCGGGCAGAACGACCGTCGCGATGCGTCCTGGTGGTCCGGCCGCGGCGGCGATGGCGGCGTCGACGGCCGGGGCCAGTTGCGCGGCCGATTCCGGGCGGAACACCACTCCGTCCGGCCAGCCGGCCAGCGCCTCGATATCGGACTGCAGCGGGGCGTCGAATTCGACGTGATGGGTGGCGTGGTCGCCGACGATGTTGACCACCGGGGTGTGGGCGCGCCGCGCGTTGTGCAGGTTGGCCAGCCCGTTGGCCAACCCCGGTCCGAGGTGCAACAGGGTGGCGGCCGGGTGCCCGGCGATGCGCGCATAACCGTCCGCTGCGCCGGTGGCCACCCCTTCGAACAGGCAGAGCACGGCCCGCATCTGCGGTGTATTGTCCAGTGCGGCAACGAAATGCATCTCCGAGGTGCCCGGGTTCGCGAAGCACACGTCCACCCCGCCGCCCAGCAGTCGTTGCAGGACGGTATCCGCGCCGGAAGCCATCAGCGAATGGTACCGGCGCCCGGGATGAGGGGAAGATCCAGTGCGGTCACCCAGCCGGGCGGGAGATCGTTGACGGCCGGCACGGCGTTGAGCGCCCGCAGTCCTGTCGCCAGGCACCCCGCCGCGGCGGCGTCCCGGCCGGAACCGTCGGTGAACCGGAACGCGGTCTCCTGCGAGATGCTCGGTGTGCCCTCGATATCGACGCGGTACACATCATTGTCGTTGCCGGTCGGCCAGTCCGGGGCCGCGTCCAGGCCGATCCGGTTGACATGCTCGAGCTGGATGCGGGTGGCACCCCGATAGCGTCCGTTGATGGTGAACCGGACCGCGGCGACGTTGCCCGCCTCGATGACCCCCTTGGCCGACGGACGGTCGGTCGGGGTCACCCATTTGTCCCAGGTCGTGGTGATCTCGTCGAGGGTGATCCCTGCGGCATGAGCAATCATCGGAACCGTTGCGCCCCAGGCCATGATCAGGATCTCCGGGCTCTCCAGCAGCGGACGGTACTGCGGCGGGCGCCCGATACCCATCTCGAACTCGTAATCACCGGTGTAGTTGGTGTAGTCGAGCAGTTCGGAGGCCCGTACGGTCCTGACTTCCGAGCACAGCCCCATCAACGTCAGCGGGAACAGATCGTTGGCGAATCCGGGATCGATCCCGGTGGTGAAACAGGATGCTCCCCCGGCCGCGCAGGCGTCGGTGATCGGTTGGATCCAGTTGGGCGGGTTCAGATGCATCGCGGGCCAGACCCACGGGGTCATGGCCGTGGAGACGACATCGATTCCCGCGCGCAGGAAGTGACCGATCAGGTCGATGTTCGCATCGGCCTGCGCGGCGGTCGGCCCGTAGTGCACCAGCGCATCGGGCCGCAACGCGATGAGGGCATCGACGTCATCGGTGGCGATGATCCCGAGTTGGCGGCCCAGCGCGCAGAGGTCACCGACATCGCGGCCGGCCTTCGCCGGATTGCTCACCCCTACCCCGACGAGTTCGAAGTTCGGGTGGGTGACGATCTCGCCGATCACCATCGACCCGACGAAACCGGTACCCCACACCACCACCCGCTTGGGCGACGCGCTCATCGCGGCAGCCCTAGAAGCACCGGCGCAGGCCGCCCGGCTCGCAGATCAGCGGGTACTGGGTGATCGGGATCGGCAGCGGATGCGCATAGGTCAGGGTGAACGGGAACTTCTGCATGGTGGCGTTCAGCCCACACACCTGGTTGTGGGACACGGTGCGCATGCCGGTCATCGTGATGGTGTTGAACGCGAACGTCTCGAACAGCGCCTGGGTGCTGCCGTCCGGACAGGTCAGCCCGTCCACCGAGTTGATGTTGTAGCTCCACTGCCCACCCACCAGTTTCGCGATGCCACCCTTGGCGACGCTGTTGGGTGTCGAACTGATGGTCAGCTGGCAGGCGACCGGGTCGCGGATCTCGACGCGCAGGTCGCCGACGACGGGCACGCAGACCGGGTAGATCGACCACGCCGCGTCGGGCAGGCCCTCCTGTTTGAAGGTGTAGACCCCCTCCAGCACCTGCTGTTGGGGGTTCGCCCCGGCCGGTGCGGCCGAACCGATCATCGCCACACCAGCGGCCAGCAACACGGCACTGAACAATCCGCGAAGTATGTTCACACGTCGCAGTATTGCAGGGCGCTTCTGGCCCGTCCGGCGTTTGCCCCGTGAGAGGGTGCCGGGTATGACCTCATTGGACGGAAAAGTCGCATTGATCACCGGGGCGTCGGCCGGACTCGGCGCCGCAACGGCCACCCTTTTCGCCGAGCGCGGGGCCACGGTATACGGCGTGGCAAGGGACACCGACCGGATGGCCGAGGTGTTCGGCAACGTGCCGGTCGGCCGGTTCGGCTCCTATGACATCTCCTCCGCCGAGGCCTGTGCGCAGGCGGTGGCCGACTGCGTCGAGGCGTTCGGGCGCATCGACGTGCTGGCCAATGTGGCCGGTTTCCACCAGATGCGGCGCACCGCTGACGTGACCGATGCCGACTGGGCAACCGATCTCGCGGTCAATCTCAATGGGCCGTTCTATCTCAGCCGCGCGGCACTGCCCCACCTGCTCGCCGCCGGCGGCAATATCGTCAACGTCGCATCGGTGGCCGGTGTGGAGGGCGAGGTGTACTCGGCGGGGTACTGCGCGGCCAAGCACGGGCTCATCGGGTTGACCAGGGCGATGGCCGTGGAGTTCACCAGAGAGACGCTGCGCGTCAACGCGGTCTGTCCCGGCGGGATGCTCACCGCGCAGGTCACCGACTTCTCCGCACCCGAGGATGCCGACTGGGAGCTGATCATGCGGATCGCCGCACCGCGCGGAATGATGGATCCCGTCGACGTCGCCAAGACCATCGCCTTCCTGGCCAGTGACGACGCCGCCGCCATCCATGGCGCGGTCTACCGGGTCGACAACGGAAAGGGCGCCGACTGATGAGTGAGATCGATACCGGCACACAATCGGTCGGCACCGTCGGCAGCACCGAGGTGCAGGGTTCCATCGGCACAGTCGGCAGCACCGCTGTCGTCGGCTCGATCGGCACCGTCGGCAGCGCCGGGATCGCCGGGTCCATCGCCACGGTCAACAGTGCGGGTGTCGCGGGTTCGATCGCGACCGGTGGAAGTGCCGGGGTGGCCGGCGGATTCGCCGTCGTCGGCACCGCCTTCTCGGTGTTGTGCGCGGCGCTGGTCGGCTGCGTCGCCTGCATCGCATGCGTGGCCTGCCGCAAATGTGCGGCGTGTGTGGCCTGTGCCGGCTGCGTCGACTGCGTCGGTTGTATCGGCTGCGTGAACTGCTCGGGCCTGCGCGGCGCGGTCGGTCTGCGCGACGTGCACGCCTGAGGATGCCGAGTGG contains these protein-coding regions:
- a CDS encoding acetolactate synthase large subunit translates to MASGADTVLQRLLGGGVDVCFANPGTSEMHFVAALDNTPQMRAVLCLFEGVATGAADGYARIAGHPAATLLHLGPGLANGLANLHNARRAHTPVVNIVGDHATHHVEFDAPLQSDIEALAGWPDGVVFRPESAAQLAPAVDAAIAAAAGPPGRIATVVLPADYSWGTAQSPGELVTPTAAAGNDARSGAEAALEALRAHGPETVLLLGGAATTEAGLATAARIAAATGARMLVETFPARLRRGQGIPAVERLGYLAEQAEQQLSGASHLVLVGARAPVAFFAYPGKPSGLVPIGVQTHVMAPDELAELADQLGAGPLSLPDAPRPELPKGPLTVANWAQVIGALLPPDAIISDEANTSGMLVPASTAGAPAHDVLTLTGGAIGQGLPVAVGAAVAAPDRPVIALQADGSALYTISALWTMARENLDITVVILNNHAYAILQMELARVGAGSGDQGAGAKARSLLNIGNPDIDFVAIAAGFGVPATRATTAEELAAQFSAALAEPGPHLIDAAVPAFM
- a CDS encoding SHOCT domain-containing protein, whose product is MRPATAPRLLTFVAVLIMVAAGIGFVTTLILNAFVLDRYDAYGEVPIPGRAELHLPSGEVNISFHTQIIGSAGGAGLPIPDMRMAIDPPAGVPEPEVVENIGGTTTVNNDARVRVWVARVAEAGTYTVRTDGDVSAFVRPRLAFGHGSPLGHAPWWCAAVFGIGLVDLVIARVWAARWRARSRPIAPTFTLGEAAASYVPEAYVPTDDGIRLESLKTLAALRDSGALTEAEFESEKRRLLGG
- a CDS encoding dihydrodipicolinate reductase, which codes for MSASPKRVVVWGTGFVGSMVIGEIVTHPNFELVGVGVSNPAKAGRDVGDLCALGRQLGIIATDDVDALIALRPDALVHYGPTAAQADANIDLIGHFLRAGIDVVSTAMTPWVWPAMHLNPPNWIQPITDACAAGGASCFTTGIDPGFANDLFPLTLMGLCSEVRTVRASELLDYTNYTGDYEFEMGIGRPPQYRPLLESPEILIMAWGATVPMIAHAAGITLDEITTTWDKWVTPTDRPSAKGVIEAGNVAAVRFTINGRYRGATRIQLEHVNRIGLDAAPDWPTGNDNDVYRVDIEGTPSISQETAFRFTDGSGRDAAAAGCLATGLRALNAVPAVNDLPPGWVTALDLPLIPGAGTIR
- a CDS encoding SDR family oxidoreductase, which translates into the protein MTSLDGKVALITGASAGLGAATATLFAERGATVYGVARDTDRMAEVFGNVPVGRFGSYDISSAEACAQAVADCVEAFGRIDVLANVAGFHQMRRTADVTDADWATDLAVNLNGPFYLSRAALPHLLAAGGNIVNVASVAGVEGEVYSAGYCAAKHGLIGLTRAMAVEFTRETLRVNAVCPGGMLTAQVTDFSAPEDADWELIMRIAAPRGMMDPVDVAKTIAFLASDDAAAIHGAVYRVDNGKGAD
- a CDS encoding beta-mannosidase, whose protein sequence is MARPWLRTLTACIAVALTAACSVQSPQQPIPTSSGAPQPLAATTSTTATLGVEGTTLTLNGKPWWPIGLNAYQLGTDWSINAGCGAQVDLDTYFSRLPPHSLTRFNAFSSLAVNKYTGMLDFTALDAVVRAAERHGQMLIAVLSSNEGSCEDDTFKEYGWYVDGWNTHRSPGTTMTFAQWLDTAVTRWAASPAVAGWTAVGEPEPSLCTDDGCTWQARSCPPDSAQVLRQFYDATGARIHELDPGTTVFSGHAGGGQCGSAGDSFEYVSASPGIDVLEYHFYESTDSLPGNQYDGLARRMQQARALDKPLVITEVGMEAGSCGSVGDREQVLREAFGEMRDQGAAGVMFWSYVPDPRPGECTLDIGPADPLMRLVGSTT
- a CDS encoding styrene monooxygenase/indole monooxygenase family protein, whose product is MTTSNGRSAAIIGAGQTGVTAALGLLDNGFDVTLYSDREQHALRNDVPATGTALIFGKAQQAEESLGLNTYLATAPTSTGQSVRVVADDAEAIAFDGWFDGARGVAVDTRLKADDRLTLFGRRGGHFVVESVDPQRLDTIAARADLTLVATGRGGLSALFPVDGTRTAYDRPQRSLLAFSVTGLGHGPDVFAHRGVGGGSHHAFTVVAGQGESFWGPYLHKDAGPSWAFLGWAHPGSDWDRRFATVTDAVSALQVATGLHHDYIDWDLPEVNQFRVIDEDPHSWLTGAVTQVVRKAVGSTASGHPVLALGDTAISYDPIAGQGAQGGLIQTAGLVHRVASHDGPFDTEWLTASFEDFYRHRGRAAQRVTRLFLSDPAFADYGSLFFAAASASPRFAGKLVSLLDDPTPFESVTSADAAKALITELAGEPADEVVARFRPAGRFERSQLLSSAA
- a CDS encoding SAM-dependent methyltransferase, which produces MPESSVVVRPIPVGSGDYSASSRLQAAGLKQAMRLFEDAAAAVPIPQPPLPIVIADYGAANGHNSLLPLNAAITTLRGRTRPEHSILVTHTDVPENDFSALFRVLRADPDSYLRRDPATFSSAVGRSFYSQILPANTVNLGWSAWSILWLSSIPAVVTDHIHASLSTDDTARLAHERLAARDWHEFVAYRGRELCPGGRVVVMTMAISADGEFGYRALFEALMAELSELVARAVITADELRQMSLPIAGRRTADFTTPFAPSGRLEQLTIEHLEVFDAEDRFWRQYQKDGDAVAFGAQWGDFLQAAVIPVLTGFVAAERRSAFGAALQSGVAARMAAEPQETQIPMAQIVLHKKPRG